In Dioscorea cayenensis subsp. rotundata cultivar TDr96_F1 chromosome 11, TDr96_F1_v2_PseudoChromosome.rev07_lg8_w22 25.fasta, whole genome shotgun sequence, a single genomic region encodes these proteins:
- the LOC120272442 gene encoding AT-hook motif nuclear-localized protein 23-like — translation MAGLDLSTASRYVHQLHRSDLHLQHPNPEEDEESHGPHFTGDHTGGAAANAGADHETSGQGGLLGSGVGFGDIVARRPRGRPPGSKNKPKPPVIITRESANTLRAHILEVGSGCDVFDCVATYARRRQRGVCILSGSGTVTNVSLRQPASAGAIVTLHGRFEILSLSGSFLPPPAPPGATSLTVFLAGGQGQVVGGSVVGALIAAGPVIVIAASFTNVAYERLPLEEEEAPPLQMQAQGEDGGASSGGGGGGSGGGGFPDPSSGLPFFNLPLNMPQMPVDGHGWPGAGSGVRPAF, via the coding sequence ATGGCGGGCCTGGATCTAAGTACTGCATCTCGCTATGTTCACCAGCTCCACCGCTCTGATCTCCATCTCCAACATCCCAATCCCGAAGAGGACGAAGAAAGCCACGGCCCTCACTTCACCGGAGATCACACCGGTGGTGCTGCTGCCAACGCCGGTGCAGATCATGAAACATCTGGTCAAGGTGGACTTCTTGGTAGTGGTGTTGGTTTTGGTGATATAGTAGCAAGACGTCCTCGTGGCCGTCCACCGGGATccaaaaacaaaccaaaacctCCTGTGATCATCACCAGAGAAAGTGCCAACACACTCAGAGCTCACATCTTGGAAGTTGGCAGCGGATGCGATGTTTTCGACTGCGTTGCAACCTATGCTCGTCGCCGGCAACGAGGTGTTTGTATACTCAGTGGTAGTGGCACAGTCACTAATGTCAGTCTCCGACAACCGGCATCGGCAGGAGCTATCGTCACTCTCCATGGTCGATTTGAAATTCTTTCCCTCTCCGGGTCTTTTCTTCCTCCTCCTGCTCCACCCGGTGCTACTAGTCTCACTGTTTTCCTCGCCGGAGGGCAAGGGCAGGTGGTCGGAGGGAGTGTTGTAGGGGCTCTTATAGCTGCAGGGCCAGTCATCGTCATCGCTGCTTCATTCACTAACGTTGCTTATGAGCGGCTTCCACTCGAAGAGGAAGAGGCACCACCTTTACAGATGCAAGCACAAGGCGAGGACGGTGGAGCGAgcagtggtggtggtggtggtggtagtgGAGGTGGAGGCTTTCCAGACCCGTCTTCAGGACTACCTTTCTTCAATTTGCCTTTAAACATGCCGCAGATGCCGGTCGATGGGCACGGGTGGCCTGGTGCTGGCTCCGGTGTCCGTCCAGCTTTCTAG